Proteins encoded by one window of Pseudorca crassidens isolate mPseCra1 chromosome 3, mPseCra1.hap1, whole genome shotgun sequence:
- the FAM193B gene encoding protein FAM193B isoform X3, producing MTRRRSRPSGGAGRRERARAAGPQKPQAPEPPPPPSLEAGAGAGPPEAPAEPYRDGPREEDDPNLAPGPQVPPTSSQSVQTCCLLCHRERKGWEEGPSQNGLVLQGEKLPPDFMPKLVKNLLGEMPLWVCQSCRKSMEEDERQTGREHAVAISLSHTSCESQSCGGDSHSSSSSSSSSSSSSSSCHGNSGDWDPSSFLSAHKLSGLWNSPHSSGAMPGSSLGSPPSIPGEVFPISEHHRHSDLTAPPNSPTGHHPQPALLIPSHPGSFGSPPHPHLLPTTPAAPFPAQVSECPIAMAAAPHTPGPCQSPHLPSTSMPLLKMPPPFSGCSHPCSGHCSGHCSGPLLPPPSSQQLTSTHSRDPGCKGHKFTHSGLTCQLPQPCEADEGLGEEEDSSSERSSCTSSSTHQRDGKFCDCCYCEFFGHNAEKEKAQLAAEALKQANRSVSGSRELRPTRERLLEWPDQELDRVNSFLSSRLQEIKNTVKDSICASFSVCELSMNSNGFTKEGAAEPEPQSLAPSNLNGSSEQRPDVNLDLSPLTLGSPQNHMLHAPGEPAPPWAEMRSLHPPWTEVRGPPPGVIPENGLVRRLNTVPNLSRVIWVKTPKPGNPSSEELSVKEVPGCKQELPEPVASGGKPRKGKRQGSQAKKSKVSPAPQSPACLETPSAKGQTPSPKQPSKAPEPPRVDSCAEAGEGSQGTRPGPGWASSPKADKEKGSSWQNWPGEAKAQPLEQESVQPPGPARPQSLPQGKARSRRSRNKQEKSASSLDDVFLPKDMDGVEMDETDREVEYFKRFCLDSAKQTRQKVAVNWTNFSLKKTTPSTAQ from the exons gttccccccacctccagccagtCTGTGCAGACTTGCTGCCTGCTGTGTCACCGGGAACGCAAAGGCTGGGAAGAAGGCCCTTCCCAAAATGGACTGGTGTTGCAGGGTGAGAAGCTGCCCCCTGACTTCATGCCAAAGCTCGTCAAGAATCTCCTAGGCGAGATGCCTCTATGGGTCTGCCAGAGTTGCCGAAAGAGCATGGAGGAAGATGAAAGGCAGACAGGTCGAGAACATGCAGTGGCG atCTCCTTGTCACACACATCCTGCGAATCGCAGTCTTGTGGGGGTGACTCTCATTCCTCTTCGTCCTCCTCTTCATCGTCCTCATCCTCGTCGTCCTCCTGCCATGGGAACTCAGGGGACTGGGATCCCAGCTCGTTCCTGTCAGCACATAAGCTCTCGGGCCTCTGGAACTCCCCGCACTCCAGTGGGGCCATGCCAGGCAGCTCTCTTGGGAGTCCTCCTTCCATCCCTG GTGAGGTTTTCCCCATCTCGGAGCACCACCGGCACTCAGACCTCACTGCTCCACCTAACAGCCCCACCGGCCACCACCCCCAGCCAGCGCTGCTGATCCCATCTCACCCCGGATCCTTTGGCTCACCACCCCACCCGCACCTGCTGCCCACCACCCCGGCAGCACCTTTCCCTGCCCAGGTTTCAGAATGCCCTATTGCCATGGCTGCTGCCCCCCACACCCCAGGGCCATGTCAGAGCCCCCACCTTCCCTCCACTAGCATGCCGCTCCTGAAGATGCCTCCACCATTCTCGGGTTGCAGCCACCCCTGTAGTGGGCATTGCAGCGGGCACTGCAGCGGGCCCCTCCTCCCACCGCCCAGCTCTCAGCAGCTCACTAGCACTCACAG CAGGGACCCTGGGTGCAAGGGGCACAAGTTTACCCATAGTGGCCTGACCTGCCAGCTACCCCAGCCCTGCGAGGCAGACGAGGGGCTGGGCGAGGAAGAGGACAGCAGCTCAGAGCGTAGCTCCTGCACCTCATCCTCCACCCACCAGAGAGATGGGAAGTTCTGTGACTGCTGCTACTGTGAGTTCTTCGGCCACAATGCG GAAAAGGAGAAGGCCCAGTTGGCAGCAGAAGCTCTAAAGCAGGCAAATCGTAGTGTTTCTGGAAGCCGGGAGCTGAGGCCTACCAGGGAGAGGCTCTTGGAGTGGCCCGATCAGGAGCTGGATCGGGTCAACAGCTTTCTGAGCAGCCGTCTACAGGAGATCAAGAACACTGTCAAGGACTCCATCTGCGCCAGCTTCAGTGTGTGTGAGCTCAGCATGAACAGCAATGGCTTCACTAAAGAGGGGGCTGCTGAGCCAGAGCCTCAGAGTCTAGCCCCCTCAAACCTCAATGGCTCCTCAGAGCAACGGCCTGACGTTAACCTTGACCTGTCCCCTTTGACTTTGGGCTCCCCTCAGAACCATATGTTACATGCTCCAGGCGAGCCAGCCCCACCATGGGCAGAAATGAGAAGTCTCCACCCACCATGGACAGAGGTGAGGGGCCCCCCTCCTGGTGTCATCCCTGAGAATGGGCTAGTGAGGAGACTCAACACCGTGCCCAACCTGTCCCGGGTGATCTGGGTCAAGACACCCAAGCCAGGTAACCCTAGCTCTGAGGAGCTAAGTGTAAAGGAGGTCCCTGGTTGCAAGCAGGAGCTGCCTGAGCCTGTGGCCTCAGGTGGCAAGCCACGGAAGGGCAAGAGACAGGGTAGTCAGGCCAAGAAGAGCAAGGTGAGCCCAGCTCCCCAGTCCCCAGCCTGCCTTGAGACTCCCAGTGCCAAGGGCCAGACCCCCAGCCCCAAGCAGCCAAGCAAGGCCCCAGAGCCTCCCAGAGTGGACAGCTGTGCCGAGGCTGGAGAAGGGAGCCAGGGGACCCGACCAGGACCAGGCTGGGCTAGCAGCCCCAAAGCTGACAAGGAGAAGGGCAGCTCCTGGCAAAACTGGCCAGGTGAAGCCAAGGCACAGCCTCTGGAgcaggagtctgtgcagccccCAGGCCCAGCAAGGCCACAGAGCTTGCCACAGGGCAAGGCCCGCAGCCGCCGGAGCCGCAACAAGCAGGAGAAGTCAGCCTCCTCCTTGG ACGATGTGTTCCTGCCCAAGGACATGGATGGGGTGGAGATGGATGAGACTGACCGGGAGGTGGAGTATTTCAAGAG GTTCTGTTTGGATTCTGCAAAGCAAACGCGTCAGAAAGTTGCCGTGAACTGGACCAACTTCAGCCTCAAGAAAACCACTCCCAGCACAGCTCAGTGA
- the FAM193B gene encoding protein FAM193B isoform X4: MTRRRSRPSGGAGRRERARAAGPQKPQAPEPPPPPSLEAGAGAGPPEAPAEPYRDGPREEDDPNLAPGPQVPPTSSQSVQTCCLLCHRERKGWEEGPSQNGLVLQGEKLPPDFMPKLVKNLLGEMPLWVCQSCRKSMEEDERQTGREHAVAISLSHTSCESQSCGGDSHSSSSSSSSSSSSSSSCHGNSGDWDPSSFLSAHKLSGLWNSPHSSGAMPGSSLGSPPSIPGEVFPISEHHRHSDLTAPPNSPTGHHPQPALLIPSHPGSFGSPPHPHLLPTTPAAPFPAQVSECPIAMAAAPHTPGPCQSPHLPSTSMPLLKMPPPFSGCSHPCSGHCSGHCSGPLLPPPSSQQLTSTHRDPGCKGHKFTHSGLTCQLPQPCEADEGLGEEEDSSSERSSCTSSSTHQRDGKFCDCCYCEFFGHNAEKEKAQLAAEALKQANRSVSGSRELRPTRERLLEWPDQELDRVNSFLSSRLQEIKNTVKDSICASFSVCELSMNSNGFTKEGAAEPEPQSLAPSNLNGSSEQRPDVNLDLSPLTLGSPQNHMLHAPGEPAPPWAEMRSLHPPWTEVRGPPPGVIPENGLVRRLNTVPNLSRVIWVKTPKPGNPSSEELSVKEVPGCKQELPEPVASGGKPRKGKRQGSQAKKSKVSPAPQSPACLETPSAKGQTPSPKQPSKAPEPPRVDSCAEAGEGSQGTRPGPGWASSPKADKEKGSSWQNWPGEAKAQPLEQESVQPPGPARPQSLPQGKARSRRSRNKQEKSASSLDDVFLPKDMDGVEMDETDREVEYFKRFCLDSAKQTRQKVAVNWTNFSLKKTTPSTAQ; the protein is encoded by the exons gttccccccacctccagccagtCTGTGCAGACTTGCTGCCTGCTGTGTCACCGGGAACGCAAAGGCTGGGAAGAAGGCCCTTCCCAAAATGGACTGGTGTTGCAGGGTGAGAAGCTGCCCCCTGACTTCATGCCAAAGCTCGTCAAGAATCTCCTAGGCGAGATGCCTCTATGGGTCTGCCAGAGTTGCCGAAAGAGCATGGAGGAAGATGAAAGGCAGACAGGTCGAGAACATGCAGTGGCG atCTCCTTGTCACACACATCCTGCGAATCGCAGTCTTGTGGGGGTGACTCTCATTCCTCTTCGTCCTCCTCTTCATCGTCCTCATCCTCGTCGTCCTCCTGCCATGGGAACTCAGGGGACTGGGATCCCAGCTCGTTCCTGTCAGCACATAAGCTCTCGGGCCTCTGGAACTCCCCGCACTCCAGTGGGGCCATGCCAGGCAGCTCTCTTGGGAGTCCTCCTTCCATCCCTG GTGAGGTTTTCCCCATCTCGGAGCACCACCGGCACTCAGACCTCACTGCTCCACCTAACAGCCCCACCGGCCACCACCCCCAGCCAGCGCTGCTGATCCCATCTCACCCCGGATCCTTTGGCTCACCACCCCACCCGCACCTGCTGCCCACCACCCCGGCAGCACCTTTCCCTGCCCAGGTTTCAGAATGCCCTATTGCCATGGCTGCTGCCCCCCACACCCCAGGGCCATGTCAGAGCCCCCACCTTCCCTCCACTAGCATGCCGCTCCTGAAGATGCCTCCACCATTCTCGGGTTGCAGCCACCCCTGTAGTGGGCATTGCAGCGGGCACTGCAGCGGGCCCCTCCTCCCACCGCCCAGCTCTCAGCAGCTCACTAGCACTCACAG GGACCCTGGGTGCAAGGGGCACAAGTTTACCCATAGTGGCCTGACCTGCCAGCTACCCCAGCCCTGCGAGGCAGACGAGGGGCTGGGCGAGGAAGAGGACAGCAGCTCAGAGCGTAGCTCCTGCACCTCATCCTCCACCCACCAGAGAGATGGGAAGTTCTGTGACTGCTGCTACTGTGAGTTCTTCGGCCACAATGCG GAAAAGGAGAAGGCCCAGTTGGCAGCAGAAGCTCTAAAGCAGGCAAATCGTAGTGTTTCTGGAAGCCGGGAGCTGAGGCCTACCAGGGAGAGGCTCTTGGAGTGGCCCGATCAGGAGCTGGATCGGGTCAACAGCTTTCTGAGCAGCCGTCTACAGGAGATCAAGAACACTGTCAAGGACTCCATCTGCGCCAGCTTCAGTGTGTGTGAGCTCAGCATGAACAGCAATGGCTTCACTAAAGAGGGGGCTGCTGAGCCAGAGCCTCAGAGTCTAGCCCCCTCAAACCTCAATGGCTCCTCAGAGCAACGGCCTGACGTTAACCTTGACCTGTCCCCTTTGACTTTGGGCTCCCCTCAGAACCATATGTTACATGCTCCAGGCGAGCCAGCCCCACCATGGGCAGAAATGAGAAGTCTCCACCCACCATGGACAGAGGTGAGGGGCCCCCCTCCTGGTGTCATCCCTGAGAATGGGCTAGTGAGGAGACTCAACACCGTGCCCAACCTGTCCCGGGTGATCTGGGTCAAGACACCCAAGCCAGGTAACCCTAGCTCTGAGGAGCTAAGTGTAAAGGAGGTCCCTGGTTGCAAGCAGGAGCTGCCTGAGCCTGTGGCCTCAGGTGGCAAGCCACGGAAGGGCAAGAGACAGGGTAGTCAGGCCAAGAAGAGCAAGGTGAGCCCAGCTCCCCAGTCCCCAGCCTGCCTTGAGACTCCCAGTGCCAAGGGCCAGACCCCCAGCCCCAAGCAGCCAAGCAAGGCCCCAGAGCCTCCCAGAGTGGACAGCTGTGCCGAGGCTGGAGAAGGGAGCCAGGGGACCCGACCAGGACCAGGCTGGGCTAGCAGCCCCAAAGCTGACAAGGAGAAGGGCAGCTCCTGGCAAAACTGGCCAGGTGAAGCCAAGGCACAGCCTCTGGAgcaggagtctgtgcagccccCAGGCCCAGCAAGGCCACAGAGCTTGCCACAGGGCAAGGCCCGCAGCCGCCGGAGCCGCAACAAGCAGGAGAAGTCAGCCTCCTCCTTGG ACGATGTGTTCCTGCCCAAGGACATGGATGGGGTGGAGATGGATGAGACTGACCGGGAGGTGGAGTATTTCAAGAG GTTCTGTTTGGATTCTGCAAAGCAAACGCGTCAGAAAGTTGCCGTGAACTGGACCAACTTCAGCCTCAAGAAAACCACTCCCAGCACAGCTCAGTGA
- the FAM193B gene encoding protein FAM193B isoform X1, whose amino-acid sequence MTRRRSRPSGGAGRRERARAAGPQKPQAPEPPPPPSLEAGAGAGPPEAPAEPYRDGPREEDDPNLAPGPQVPPTSSQSVQTCCLLCHRERKGWEEGPSQNGLVLQGEKLPPDFMPKLVKNLLGEMPLWVCQSCRKSMEEDERQTGREHAVAISLSHTSCESQSCGGDSHSSSSSSSSSSSSSSSCHGNSGDWDPSSFLSAHKLSGLWNSPHSSGAMPGSSLGSPPSIPGEVFPISEHHRHSDLTAPPNSPTGHHPQPALLIPSHPGSFGSPPHPHLLPTTPAAPFPAQVSECPIAMAAAPHTPGPCQSPHLPSTSMPLLKMPPPFSGCSHPCSGHCSGHCSGPLLPPPSSQQLTSTHSRDPGCKGHKFTHSGLTCQLPQPCEADEGLGEEEDSSSERSSCTSSSTHQRDGKFCDCCYCEFFGHNAPPAAPTSRNYTEIREKLRSRLTRRKEELPMKGGALGGIPGEPAVDHRDVDELLEFINSTEPKVPNSARAAKRARHKLKKKEKEKAQLAAEALKQANRSVSGSRELRPTRERLLEWPDQELDRVNSFLSSRLQEIKNTVKDSICASFSVCELSMNSNGFTKEGAAEPEPQSLAPSNLNGSSEQRPDVNLDLSPLTLGSPQNHMLHAPGEPAPPWAEMRSLHPPWTEVRGPPPGVIPENGLVRRLNTVPNLSRVIWVKTPKPGNPSSEELSVKEVPGCKQELPEPVASGGKPRKGKRQGSQAKKSKVSPAPQSPACLETPSAKGQTPSPKQPSKAPEPPRVDSCAEAGEGSQGTRPGPGWASSPKADKEKGSSWQNWPGEAKAQPLEQESVQPPGPARPQSLPQGKARSRRSRNKQEKSASSLDDVFLPKDMDGVEMDETDREVEYFKRFCLDSAKQTRQKVAVNWTNFSLKKTTPSTAQ is encoded by the exons gttccccccacctccagccagtCTGTGCAGACTTGCTGCCTGCTGTGTCACCGGGAACGCAAAGGCTGGGAAGAAGGCCCTTCCCAAAATGGACTGGTGTTGCAGGGTGAGAAGCTGCCCCCTGACTTCATGCCAAAGCTCGTCAAGAATCTCCTAGGCGAGATGCCTCTATGGGTCTGCCAGAGTTGCCGAAAGAGCATGGAGGAAGATGAAAGGCAGACAGGTCGAGAACATGCAGTGGCG atCTCCTTGTCACACACATCCTGCGAATCGCAGTCTTGTGGGGGTGACTCTCATTCCTCTTCGTCCTCCTCTTCATCGTCCTCATCCTCGTCGTCCTCCTGCCATGGGAACTCAGGGGACTGGGATCCCAGCTCGTTCCTGTCAGCACATAAGCTCTCGGGCCTCTGGAACTCCCCGCACTCCAGTGGGGCCATGCCAGGCAGCTCTCTTGGGAGTCCTCCTTCCATCCCTG GTGAGGTTTTCCCCATCTCGGAGCACCACCGGCACTCAGACCTCACTGCTCCACCTAACAGCCCCACCGGCCACCACCCCCAGCCAGCGCTGCTGATCCCATCTCACCCCGGATCCTTTGGCTCACCACCCCACCCGCACCTGCTGCCCACCACCCCGGCAGCACCTTTCCCTGCCCAGGTTTCAGAATGCCCTATTGCCATGGCTGCTGCCCCCCACACCCCAGGGCCATGTCAGAGCCCCCACCTTCCCTCCACTAGCATGCCGCTCCTGAAGATGCCTCCACCATTCTCGGGTTGCAGCCACCCCTGTAGTGGGCATTGCAGCGGGCACTGCAGCGGGCCCCTCCTCCCACCGCCCAGCTCTCAGCAGCTCACTAGCACTCACAG CAGGGACCCTGGGTGCAAGGGGCACAAGTTTACCCATAGTGGCCTGACCTGCCAGCTACCCCAGCCCTGCGAGGCAGACGAGGGGCTGGGCGAGGAAGAGGACAGCAGCTCAGAGCGTAGCTCCTGCACCTCATCCTCCACCCACCAGAGAGATGGGAAGTTCTGTGACTGCTGCTACTGTGAGTTCTTCGGCCACAATGCG ccacccgcTGCCCCGACGAGTCGGAATTATACCGAGATCCGAGAGAAGCTCCGCTCAAGGCTGACCAGGCGGAAAGAGGAGCTGCCCATGAAGGGGGGCGCCCTGGGCGGGATCCCTGGGGAGCCTGCCGTGGACCACCGAGATGTGGATGAGCTGCTGGAATTCATCAACAGCACGGAGCCCAAAGTCCCCAACAGCGCCAGGGCCGCCAAGCGGGCCCGGCACAAACTGAAAAAGAAG GAAAAGGAGAAGGCCCAGTTGGCAGCAGAAGCTCTAAAGCAGGCAAATCGTAGTGTTTCTGGAAGCCGGGAGCTGAGGCCTACCAGGGAGAGGCTCTTGGAGTGGCCCGATCAGGAGCTGGATCGGGTCAACAGCTTTCTGAGCAGCCGTCTACAGGAGATCAAGAACACTGTCAAGGACTCCATCTGCGCCAGCTTCAGTGTGTGTGAGCTCAGCATGAACAGCAATGGCTTCACTAAAGAGGGGGCTGCTGAGCCAGAGCCTCAGAGTCTAGCCCCCTCAAACCTCAATGGCTCCTCAGAGCAACGGCCTGACGTTAACCTTGACCTGTCCCCTTTGACTTTGGGCTCCCCTCAGAACCATATGTTACATGCTCCAGGCGAGCCAGCCCCACCATGGGCAGAAATGAGAAGTCTCCACCCACCATGGACAGAGGTGAGGGGCCCCCCTCCTGGTGTCATCCCTGAGAATGGGCTAGTGAGGAGACTCAACACCGTGCCCAACCTGTCCCGGGTGATCTGGGTCAAGACACCCAAGCCAGGTAACCCTAGCTCTGAGGAGCTAAGTGTAAAGGAGGTCCCTGGTTGCAAGCAGGAGCTGCCTGAGCCTGTGGCCTCAGGTGGCAAGCCACGGAAGGGCAAGAGACAGGGTAGTCAGGCCAAGAAGAGCAAGGTGAGCCCAGCTCCCCAGTCCCCAGCCTGCCTTGAGACTCCCAGTGCCAAGGGCCAGACCCCCAGCCCCAAGCAGCCAAGCAAGGCCCCAGAGCCTCCCAGAGTGGACAGCTGTGCCGAGGCTGGAGAAGGGAGCCAGGGGACCCGACCAGGACCAGGCTGGGCTAGCAGCCCCAAAGCTGACAAGGAGAAGGGCAGCTCCTGGCAAAACTGGCCAGGTGAAGCCAAGGCACAGCCTCTGGAgcaggagtctgtgcagccccCAGGCCCAGCAAGGCCACAGAGCTTGCCACAGGGCAAGGCCCGCAGCCGCCGGAGCCGCAACAAGCAGGAGAAGTCAGCCTCCTCCTTGG ACGATGTGTTCCTGCCCAAGGACATGGATGGGGTGGAGATGGATGAGACTGACCGGGAGGTGGAGTATTTCAAGAG GTTCTGTTTGGATTCTGCAAAGCAAACGCGTCAGAAAGTTGCCGTGAACTGGACCAACTTCAGCCTCAAGAAAACCACTCCCAGCACAGCTCAGTGA
- the FAM193B gene encoding protein FAM193B isoform X2 — MTRRRSRPSGGAGRRERARAAGPQKPQAPEPPPPPSLEAGAGAGPPEAPAEPYRDGPREEDDPNLAPGPQVPPTSSQSVQTCCLLCHRERKGWEEGPSQNGLVLQGEKLPPDFMPKLVKNLLGEMPLWVCQSCRKSMEEDERQTGREHAVAISLSHTSCESQSCGGDSHSSSSSSSSSSSSSSSCHGNSGDWDPSSFLSAHKLSGLWNSPHSSGAMPGSSLGSPPSIPGEVFPISEHHRHSDLTAPPNSPTGHHPQPALLIPSHPGSFGSPPHPHLLPTTPAAPFPAQVSECPIAMAAAPHTPGPCQSPHLPSTSMPLLKMPPPFSGCSHPCSGHCSGHCSGPLLPPPSSQQLTSTHRDPGCKGHKFTHSGLTCQLPQPCEADEGLGEEEDSSSERSSCTSSSTHQRDGKFCDCCYCEFFGHNAPPAAPTSRNYTEIREKLRSRLTRRKEELPMKGGALGGIPGEPAVDHRDVDELLEFINSTEPKVPNSARAAKRARHKLKKKEKEKAQLAAEALKQANRSVSGSRELRPTRERLLEWPDQELDRVNSFLSSRLQEIKNTVKDSICASFSVCELSMNSNGFTKEGAAEPEPQSLAPSNLNGSSEQRPDVNLDLSPLTLGSPQNHMLHAPGEPAPPWAEMRSLHPPWTEVRGPPPGVIPENGLVRRLNTVPNLSRVIWVKTPKPGNPSSEELSVKEVPGCKQELPEPVASGGKPRKGKRQGSQAKKSKVSPAPQSPACLETPSAKGQTPSPKQPSKAPEPPRVDSCAEAGEGSQGTRPGPGWASSPKADKEKGSSWQNWPGEAKAQPLEQESVQPPGPARPQSLPQGKARSRRSRNKQEKSASSLDDVFLPKDMDGVEMDETDREVEYFKRFCLDSAKQTRQKVAVNWTNFSLKKTTPSTAQ, encoded by the exons gttccccccacctccagccagtCTGTGCAGACTTGCTGCCTGCTGTGTCACCGGGAACGCAAAGGCTGGGAAGAAGGCCCTTCCCAAAATGGACTGGTGTTGCAGGGTGAGAAGCTGCCCCCTGACTTCATGCCAAAGCTCGTCAAGAATCTCCTAGGCGAGATGCCTCTATGGGTCTGCCAGAGTTGCCGAAAGAGCATGGAGGAAGATGAAAGGCAGACAGGTCGAGAACATGCAGTGGCG atCTCCTTGTCACACACATCCTGCGAATCGCAGTCTTGTGGGGGTGACTCTCATTCCTCTTCGTCCTCCTCTTCATCGTCCTCATCCTCGTCGTCCTCCTGCCATGGGAACTCAGGGGACTGGGATCCCAGCTCGTTCCTGTCAGCACATAAGCTCTCGGGCCTCTGGAACTCCCCGCACTCCAGTGGGGCCATGCCAGGCAGCTCTCTTGGGAGTCCTCCTTCCATCCCTG GTGAGGTTTTCCCCATCTCGGAGCACCACCGGCACTCAGACCTCACTGCTCCACCTAACAGCCCCACCGGCCACCACCCCCAGCCAGCGCTGCTGATCCCATCTCACCCCGGATCCTTTGGCTCACCACCCCACCCGCACCTGCTGCCCACCACCCCGGCAGCACCTTTCCCTGCCCAGGTTTCAGAATGCCCTATTGCCATGGCTGCTGCCCCCCACACCCCAGGGCCATGTCAGAGCCCCCACCTTCCCTCCACTAGCATGCCGCTCCTGAAGATGCCTCCACCATTCTCGGGTTGCAGCCACCCCTGTAGTGGGCATTGCAGCGGGCACTGCAGCGGGCCCCTCCTCCCACCGCCCAGCTCTCAGCAGCTCACTAGCACTCACAG GGACCCTGGGTGCAAGGGGCACAAGTTTACCCATAGTGGCCTGACCTGCCAGCTACCCCAGCCCTGCGAGGCAGACGAGGGGCTGGGCGAGGAAGAGGACAGCAGCTCAGAGCGTAGCTCCTGCACCTCATCCTCCACCCACCAGAGAGATGGGAAGTTCTGTGACTGCTGCTACTGTGAGTTCTTCGGCCACAATGCG ccacccgcTGCCCCGACGAGTCGGAATTATACCGAGATCCGAGAGAAGCTCCGCTCAAGGCTGACCAGGCGGAAAGAGGAGCTGCCCATGAAGGGGGGCGCCCTGGGCGGGATCCCTGGGGAGCCTGCCGTGGACCACCGAGATGTGGATGAGCTGCTGGAATTCATCAACAGCACGGAGCCCAAAGTCCCCAACAGCGCCAGGGCCGCCAAGCGGGCCCGGCACAAACTGAAAAAGAAG GAAAAGGAGAAGGCCCAGTTGGCAGCAGAAGCTCTAAAGCAGGCAAATCGTAGTGTTTCTGGAAGCCGGGAGCTGAGGCCTACCAGGGAGAGGCTCTTGGAGTGGCCCGATCAGGAGCTGGATCGGGTCAACAGCTTTCTGAGCAGCCGTCTACAGGAGATCAAGAACACTGTCAAGGACTCCATCTGCGCCAGCTTCAGTGTGTGTGAGCTCAGCATGAACAGCAATGGCTTCACTAAAGAGGGGGCTGCTGAGCCAGAGCCTCAGAGTCTAGCCCCCTCAAACCTCAATGGCTCCTCAGAGCAACGGCCTGACGTTAACCTTGACCTGTCCCCTTTGACTTTGGGCTCCCCTCAGAACCATATGTTACATGCTCCAGGCGAGCCAGCCCCACCATGGGCAGAAATGAGAAGTCTCCACCCACCATGGACAGAGGTGAGGGGCCCCCCTCCTGGTGTCATCCCTGAGAATGGGCTAGTGAGGAGACTCAACACCGTGCCCAACCTGTCCCGGGTGATCTGGGTCAAGACACCCAAGCCAGGTAACCCTAGCTCTGAGGAGCTAAGTGTAAAGGAGGTCCCTGGTTGCAAGCAGGAGCTGCCTGAGCCTGTGGCCTCAGGTGGCAAGCCACGGAAGGGCAAGAGACAGGGTAGTCAGGCCAAGAAGAGCAAGGTGAGCCCAGCTCCCCAGTCCCCAGCCTGCCTTGAGACTCCCAGTGCCAAGGGCCAGACCCCCAGCCCCAAGCAGCCAAGCAAGGCCCCAGAGCCTCCCAGAGTGGACAGCTGTGCCGAGGCTGGAGAAGGGAGCCAGGGGACCCGACCAGGACCAGGCTGGGCTAGCAGCCCCAAAGCTGACAAGGAGAAGGGCAGCTCCTGGCAAAACTGGCCAGGTGAAGCCAAGGCACAGCCTCTGGAgcaggagtctgtgcagccccCAGGCCCAGCAAGGCCACAGAGCTTGCCACAGGGCAAGGCCCGCAGCCGCCGGAGCCGCAACAAGCAGGAGAAGTCAGCCTCCTCCTTGG ACGATGTGTTCCTGCCCAAGGACATGGATGGGGTGGAGATGGATGAGACTGACCGGGAGGTGGAGTATTTCAAGAG GTTCTGTTTGGATTCTGCAAAGCAAACGCGTCAGAAAGTTGCCGTGAACTGGACCAACTTCAGCCTCAAGAAAACCACTCCCAGCACAGCTCAGTGA